The sequence TCTCTTTTATTCCTTCTCCTGAGATCACTGCCTAAGCTCCTtcatttgccaaaaaaaaaaaaaagaaaaaaagaaaaaagaaggcaCAATAAGAAACACAGCTGCTTGTGATGGTTCCACCCTCCCTTATTCAATTGTTCAGTGGTTTAACATTCAGCCTGAATGTTGCAGACCTACTTTTAATTCTCTCTTCTAGCTGAGAGGATTCAAGGCCACATTGTTCCCGCCCTCCACTCAAGTGACCTATCTACAAAACAGCTgaattaataacaaaaataaaaggagaaagacATCCCACGACAAACGCCTTCATGTTCTGCTGACCCACTTCAGTGAGAACACTTGAAAATTCTGTGGCTCTTACTGAGAATGATTTTGCCAGGACTAAGGAGTGCAATTAGTCTCTAAAATCAGTGTTACTTGTTccagacacacacagacttTAAGGCACCCTCTGCATCTGAGCAGGGgtttaaaatttctttgcaaGACAAATCCCAGACCTCTGAGTTACAcaccaaaaatccatttttatcaTTCTCTCTGACATGTTTTTATGAGAACATTAAACGCCATTAAAGTCAAGAGAGTAGAACCAGGATTCTGCCGAAGGCAAAATAGAACAATATGAACTACAATTCGTCATCACAAGGCCAAATGGCATATAGGTGTTGCTATACAGCAACACAGCCCTGACCCGTAAGCAAGCATAAGCAAGCACTGGGGTTTAACAATTGGCATTTATTGCTGTAGGTAAATACCAGCTGCCTCACTCTGAGCCCCAGCAGTTTAGTTTATATCACAGGTTTAAGTCTTTTGTATGTAAACAAAGTTATGCAAACATATACTTTTGAAtttggggtagtttttttcaaaGCTAATCTGAACAAAAGAGGAAGAGCCCTCACTGAGATACTGAGAAGTGAAATGCAAGAGCAGTGTCTCTGGTTTGAGTTACAAGGAAGGCCATGAGTCCTTTTGAAACCCAATCTTTGCCAAACATACACCACATGTGTTTGTAGGCCTGTACCAACGGCTTGCAGAAGCCTCGTTTTACTCTCTTCTGTAATGAACTAATTTGATTAAAGGACCAAAAATTCAACTTGTGCAAGAGCTGCAATGTGAAAAATCCTGGCACCATTAACCTTTGCTGTGGTGGGAACAGGACTTCTGTGGGAATGGAGCATATCTTCCCCCTATGCACGATGCACCAAACGAGCTTTTCGGGACTAAAAACctcccccaaaacaacaaacaaaccccaaaccccaaacgcACGCAGCAAACATTTGGGCTGGGAGGCGCTCGCCCGTCCCAGCGGCGCCCGTGCcgggagctgtgctgccaccTGCTGGTGGCTCCCGGCACGGCCCCAGCCCGTGCCCGCAGGACCTGGCCTCCTGCAGAAGCACCAAAATCTTTACTGATTTCACCGATAGTTTACAAAAGTTCCTGTTCCAGTTTTTAACCTCTGCCCCCTCCGAAGGGAAGTGTTTCTCTGGGAAAACATTTGTGAAGCGTTTGGGTTTCTGCTGATTCTGTTcagctcctttttcccctctctgcttttccatgtgGTCGCACAGGCCCACAGTCAGAGGGATCAGCTCATCCCTGCGTGTGCAGCTCCCACATCTCCCTGGGGCTGAGGTAGAGCAGGAGCTTCAGAGCTTTCATCACCGACTTCTGGTGGCATTTCTTAAAAGTTCACTTTGCAACAGCAGCCTACcaagaaacagcaaaatgctCTCAGCCAAATGACTTTTCTTAATTTTGCAACATAAATTCTGAAGGGATCAACAATGTAATTCCTGGAAGTGtcagaagcagctctgatcatccTTTCTCTCAAGACACAAAAACCACAGGACCACAAGCATTCCGATTATGGCAAAATTGCTTCAGAACACTGTAGCAAATCTGCCATGCTTTCCATACCACAAAAACTATAGAGGATACAACTATGAGAAATGGAATAAAACGGAATGCCTCAAGTCTCACACATCCAAAACACCACTCACAGCAGGAGGTCTTAAAAATATAGTGTatattgtttcatttaaaaaaatcatattttcagacagaaaatgaaaaggacaGAGACAGCACACCTTCCTTCTTCATCTAGCCCTCTTCCTActgtgctttgaaaaaaaaagaaagaaaaagaaataaataaatggttGCAATGAAATGTCATTAATTATCAGCAGCCCACAGATCCAGTAAGAAGTATCACTTAAGCAACTCTACCCATATATGatatcttgtttttaaaaagacactAGGATTTACATtataagtttttaaaaagtggtATTAATATAGTACTCAATGTTGAGAAATGGAGGGACTGAGGTGGTAAAATACATGCTCAACTACATAAGATTTCAAATGTTTAATGTGCAAGTCTCTGACAGAAATGATTAATTTACAATACACTAAAATTTGAAGGATAGGAATTTCTTCTTCATGTGTACGCTCACAGTAGCAGGTGAAATACTCAGTTGCTGAAGTACAAACATCAGTATGCTTAAGTGAATTATGTATCATTTTTAAGGCAAAAATAGGTAACAACATGACTGCATAcagctgcaaaaatatttacagtatcATTACAGAAACATTATACTTCTAgcatgaaaattttaattttgcacTTAGTAGACAgtgatttatttgaaaaattatgattaaaaatgtaaaattaatctAGCCAGGATGAGTAGCACTGACATTTTTACCTGGGCCTCCACATTCTCTGATTTTTGTCCTTCAACATCTATCACTGTAAGCTGTTCTCTCTCCCCCTGCCACTTTCCAGTCTTATTACAAAGGTGCAGGTGTGCCTGAGCAGCCTTAAGATccacagaggaagaagctgcagtGGTAAAAATGTATGCAATGGTcccagaaaaccagaaaaaaaaaggagacaacAGATcctgagaaataaaattatgtgagaaaaaaaaaaattaaaaattaaaggtgCTATCTGCAGGTATCCAGGGATTTGCTCAGTCGTCCTTGTCCTTCGCTCCATGTTTGAGGATGCGCGTGAACTCGATGTAGTTGAAGTTGCCCTTCTTGTCGATGGGGGCCTCTCTGTACAGCTCATCCACCTCCTCATCCGTGAACCTGTCCCCCATGGTGGTCAGCAGCTCCCGCAGGTAGTCCTCCTGGATGAAACCTGCAGTGAGACACgcagagagaaacacaaaagGGAGGCCGGGCCTCTCAGCTGGGtctccagaagcagcagcacagatgtgCATGGGCAGGCAATTAACCAGTGCAGCACTCATATATTACATCTGCATttgcacagagccccagcaaATTTCCTTACCTGAATTCTAAAGAAATTCCTTGAGTGCAAAGGGAAAGGAAGTTTAACGCATTTCATACAGATTTTTGAAGACAGGGCCTGACCTGCTGTGGTATAATAACACTTATTTCCATCTACTCATCTTCAACGGCTCAAAGTGGAAAAACAAGTTCCTGTGACTGCTAGTTTTCATTATACAAGCAATTCTCTTAAATGAACTATATTTTTCTTGCCTTAATTAGATATATTTGAACATCCTCTATAAACTAGTTTCCCCTGGGGACTAAACAACCACTCTGGCTCTTCAGTGCTGCACCACGCTGTTGCTGGAGGCAGTTTATGTGGATACAGTGAACTCCTGGCAAGTGTCCAGGGAAGTCGTTTCTAACAGAAGAGACTTTCAGACAGGACTGAGCAAGTTAGCTCAGGAGGCAGGAAGAATGTTTATGGCGGAGAGCTAAAGGTGGAGAacccagtaaaaaaaaaaaaataagagtaggatgtattatttattatatgcTAAAAGAGCAGAAGATTTTTGAGGAAGTTAACAAAGATATAAAAAGGAGCAGTTTCTAGGTATCTTCTGCTAATTCTATTTCAAGAGATGGGCAGAACCACCAGTTGCCAAGTAATTCAGGAAAATTTAGAGATGAAAAAAGAACCATGCATAACAAAGGGTAGACAGTAGAATGCAGAAACTGCTAAATGCTGATATACAACCAGCCATACCTTTAGCAGCACAATAGTAGCTTCATTTGAGAAAGAAATTGGTTATTGAACTTCAGTTGGAGAAATGTCAGTAACAGAACAGAAGAGGTAGAAGTAGGCTCCAAAAAGAAGAGTAAGAAAGTAAACTCTGTGGAACAGCTGGAAATCACATGTAGGCACCCACATCAACTAATGAAGATTCAATTTGAATGTGATAAGAAAAGTGCTGCTTTGGAAAGAGAGTTGCATAAGTTAAGCAAACAGAGTTCATTAAAGAGACAAAACCAAACAGGGAATCAGGGGACCAAAAAGCAGTCAATGAGCATGACAAATTATCATGGGGGTGGTATATGCTGGGGGAAGGGacaaaaaatgtgtttcaaCATATGCTAATGAAAACAGCACCATATCCCAGTGCAGACCAGCCCTTGGATACTGACTGCAAATGAAGAAGGCCAGCAGCAATCTTCTACTTCAGAAATAGGGAGACTGTTCAGTTAGCCAGGCCCATCCTAATTGGGTCAAACCTTGGAGTTCTGTCTTTGAAGATGGGCataaagaagagggaaaaggcAGCCAAACAGATGAGACTCTTTCTCTGTCCTACAGAGACCAAGCAGTGATGAGAGATGACATAAGGATTAGTATTCAAAGAATGCAAGGCCTTTGGTGCTGCAAGTTTAGCCTCAAGGACTTCATTGCTCCTGTCTGAATAGGTGGTTGTTTAAACACTGAACTGGGCTGCCAGACCAGGAATAAGCCACAAGTTTTATCAGCAACAAATTGTAAAGCAAacagggctcctgtccctcccacaCAGCTTCAGCATAGATGGGGAGtaacaaataaatgaaacaaaacttaAGATTCAGCCTGTTgcaagcagcacacagcagatgACAATGCAGGATCAAAGACCAGATAAAAAATACTCCAAATGCAGACAGATACAACTTTTATATAAATTCCATAGCAATACACATGATAGTAAAACTGAAGTGACATATCCAACTGGGCTGGCATTATAGGCAATGTAAGTAAAACCTAACAAGTATGACTACCTTATCCTCATCTATAGGATATGATCTGTATTACTCCCTTTCAAAAGACCTACACTGATGTAGAGCTAGAAAATCAGGCCCATAACAAACACACAAGTGGAGACCATGAAATGGGAAAACGAGTAAAAGAGTAAAAGAATTTGATATATCTGGAAATACTCTTGTACATTTTTGAAAGGAACAAACTGATCAGAAGCCAAATAAGAGGATAAAATTAATAAAGGATTAACATGACATGGGTTCTACAAACACATCACATGCTGTTTTGAAGACTTCATTGACTGTTATGAATCAAAACTCAATAAAACAGTGCAACTATCTCACATGTTTCCTGGTTAAAATTTGAGAGTGGCATAAGACACAAAACAGACTGCAGAACAAACCAGTATCCTCAAATCATTGTAGGACTAGACTAAAACATTTACCACACAGAGCTGAGAGATATTAAAATCAATCTTATCAGTATCTGGGTGCCCAAACTAGTAACTTATTGGTTACATAGACACAGAAGTTTATGTTCCAAAGAACTGGTAGCACAACCATTTTCTTTATATTGTAACTCACAGGCTCTTGTTTTGGtggacacaaaaaaacccctagcACAGTGAGTGAGACTACCTgtggagagaaaataattaacCTACTAACAAACTTCCTTCTCTAGGAAATGGTGAAGAGATTTCCCTTGAGAGGGAGGAAGTCGATTAGCATTTGAAAAGGCCATACCAACTGAAAGCCTGTTTACTTACACCTCAGCAGGAAGGCGATGCactttgaaaaagcaaaaggtGCTAAAAATACAGACTGAAAATAGCTGTTGAAACGGAAGGATATCCTTCAAAAGGTGCAGAGAACAGATCAGCTGGTTAGATTAAAATATAGTGGTGGGCAGTTGTGAGGAAAGGTGTAGGTGCAGTGTCATTTCTAGTACAGAGCTTACATAACTTCAGTGTGAGCTAGTAAGACAAGTTCACAACGTATCAAACCACTGATAATCCCACTGAATTGCCTTATGGGTTCATCCCCAGTTACTACACACTTCTCAGGAATGTCGGCCTAGgtgaataaatacataaaagcaTAAACTCTAACCTCAAGATTACAGGCACAACCTTGGAAGTCCAATATATTAAAACTGAGATCTGTGTTTTACTCTTTCCCTTTATCTTGCTTTCCAAGTCAGTCCAAGCCGTCATTTCTGCCTTCTACACCCCACCCAGTTTTTATCTTCAGACCACTAAGACTGCAGACCTTCCTGCAATCTGAAAGCAAACTGAGCTGCAGGTGAGAGCATGACATTTGTCCTCAGAGCCATAAAGAATGCTCAGTCAGAGAGGGTTTGTAAAACTTTATGAAGTCTGGACAGTGTGTCTTGAAATATTAAACACCTGAAGAATTTAGCCGCATTTCAGACCTACTGCACAGGGGGACAAACTCTGTTGTATTACAGATTTCCTATTATTACCTTTTAACACCATAAAAATCACACATTAGTGACTTGAGTTCCTCATCTTAGAGCAAATACATCTTGTTTTACATTTTGAGGAACATATAGACTGCCCAATTAAAGCACTCTTATTCAAAGCCTCACAGAAGAACAGTCCTCCTAGTCCTCAGTACTGACACAGAACAGATAGACAGATTTTACTCTCATTCACACATTTAACAGAATTTGCCATCTAGGATTACCATAtcatatttaatttctaaagGTGCAAAAATCAGCATAATGTTCAGAAACCCAAATAACAAACATAAAACCCAGCCATACCCCTGCCAAGCAGCCTAGCTGCACCCACGTACCTGTTGCTTCTTcatcaaaacaagcaaaagcatTCCTGATTACATCCTCTGGGTCGGTGCCATTTAACTTCTCACCAAACATGGTGAGGAACATGGTGAAGTTGATGGGGCCTGGAGCCTCATTCATCATGGCATCCAGGTATTCATCCGTTGGATTCTTTCCTACAAATAAAGGGATTCATACTCGGTTTAGCTTTCAAACTGAACAAGTAATGTCAGTAGTGTTAATACAAACTGAGACACCCCTCATATCCCAAACTCACTACTTTGATTTTTGCAGCACAAATTTGCTTGGCAAGCATGAATAGAGGAAAGGGCCATTACCAAGGGAGGCGAGCATGTCGTGCAGGTCCTCTTTGTCAATGAAGCCATCCCTGTTCTGGTCGATCATGTTGAAGGCCTCCTTGAATTCCTGGATCTGCGACTGATCGAACATGGCAAACACATTGGAAGTGGCGCGCTGAGGGCGCTTCTTGGTGGTCTTCGTCTTTGCCTTTTTGCTAGACATGTTGACTTTTGTGCACTACggagagaaagaaatacagTAAATGCAGTAAGATCAAAGTTAGgattcaaaaaaggaaaaagttttaCGGTTTAATGTTACAGCGCGCTTCTAACGCACTCTTATTTCCTCTCATCAGAACGTATTTCCCTAGTATTttcaagaagggaaaaagagaagcaaaaaataTGGATAAAGGAAAGACAGACTAATAAACCAGGAAAAGAGTCATTTTTAGAAGACGTAAAGAAACTTGAATTTTAGTCTTGAAAAGACCCTCACCTCAGCAGCGGCTGCGGGGACCGGGTACGGAGCAGACACGGAAGGCAGGAAGCGGCTCTGGCGCCGGCGGATGCTCCAGCGCTTCCTGGAGAAACCATCGCCCTGCCGGGCCGCGGGTGGGGACGAGCGCCGGGAGAGGCGGCGGGAGGGCAGCGATACAGCAGCCAGGGCTTTCCTTACGGATCGCAGCCCATCCCGGCTTCCCTGGGCGGCGGCCGGCTCGGCACGGCCCCGCGGCCGCTTCCCTGCGCCCCCCGCCTCGGCCGCGTTGGAGCATCCCGGGGGAAGCGGCGCCGCCGGCGCTGGGCCCCGGGCGCCGCCTGCAGGGGAGGATGGAGGCAGCGTGTGGGGACGGAGGCAGCCTGTGGGGACGGAGCTCCGGAGGGCTTCTGCGGGCAGCGGGAGCTTCCCGGGGGATTTTCCTTTGTGTACACAAAAGCTCCGCACGCTGAAGGTGGAGCGTCGCTCCGCGCTGCTGGGGCCGCGGCGTGCCCAGGTTCACACGGCGGTGCCACAGCCGGGAGGTGAGCGAAGCCTCCTCATCCCCCGGGGACGTCCTGCCCGGATCAGATCAGCAGGTGTGAGGTGTTATCCTTACCTTCAGTCTTCCCCGTGCTTCGCTCGAGGGATCAGAAAAATTCCAGATTGCATCTTAAAGTCTTCTAAGTGGGTGCTCCCGCAGGAGCGAGCTTAATGCCTCCCTCAGCCATACATTGTAAGGCCACTTGGAGGATTTATTTTTGCATAAATTTCCTTAACGAAAAAGGATGACAcatatttttccattcatcattTGATGTAGGATCTCAAATCAATTGAGGTACAAGCTGCTTTTAGCGTAGGGGGATGATGTCTGAAATCGCTTCAGAAGCAGCTCGCTTTCAGCCCACttgtacattttttaaattttccagaGGGAATGCTTGTTCCCATGTTGCTTGCTGGAGTCCTACATAAATAGCTTGGGCTTCAAGAAAACTGTTGTTTAGTGCACAGAAAGGTGCTGAAGTAGTCAGATGGGAGAGCTGCACTGCCAGAGCATCATTCTGTGcatccccctcctccctgctgccggCTTTGTTGTACAGTCTGTGTCTTGGAAAACAAGAATTCCTTAGGGGGAAAGGCATTGGCCAGGCATTGGAGGAAGTTGCCCGAGGagggtggtggagtcaccatctctggaagtgttcaagtgTGAATGTGGCCCTTGGGAactgtggtggtgctgggctgaTGGTTGGACTAGAttatcttaaaggtctcttccaaccttgatcattctgtgaaaggaaaaaatagacaTACAAGCTTTTTCTGAAATTGTCAATTGTATTTATAAATGTAAATGAACTACATTTAGCCACTGGAGCTACTGAAATAAACATGTAATCTACTATGTAATCTAGAAGTTGCAATCTCAAATTTGAAAGGAGACATTTTAATTGCCAAGAGGCCCAACTTTCTTTCCATGCTCTCTGCTCAAATCAGAAGCTATTTTATGAGGGCTGAGAATTTGGCCTAATTAGCTTATGGTACTTCcccaattaattttaatatcacTCTTCTAAAGTTTGCCTCAAAGTGCAATAGAACTAAGACTTAACTTTGCTAAATTGAAAGTCTATTAATGGAAAAAGTTTTGGGTAAAAAATTCTCTGCTTACTAGACGTGGCAGAAAGTTTCAAGATAATTACATGCAAAGTAAGAGTGGGTAGAAAGGCAGTAGAAATATTAATATGTTAAGAGAGTTAATAAAATACTTCATGATAATGTTGAACAACTGAACAGTGTGTTGAAATTTAATTATGAAAAGTTATCTGATCTCTTAATTTAAACTTCTTTCATCAGTTACTTGAAATTGAACCACTACTGCAAACATGCCACTCTGTCTTGTATTGTTTTTCGTGCTATTAAAAGGGTGTTACATGATAGCTGTCACCATGTATAACTTCTGCAGATGTGGGGATAGGTACACTGATATTATTTGCCTAGTGTGAGATCAGTTCTTAATGACAAAATTGCATGTCAGTGTGTGTCTCTTAAAGCTTTTGTCTCCAATTTGTTGCATCATGGTGGGATGAGAAGCAGTTCCCACAGGCAGACCATTTTCTGTTTGATATAAATCTTAGTAATGCTTTTAGAAATGGTTCAATTTGACTTGATTACAGCATTCAACATAGcaataaagaaatttaaagggaaaagaaagatttgttttgccttttataatatttgggggatttttttttaacttgttgaCATAAATgttgaaaaggagaaaaaagtaaGGGTGCTCTTTTTTGTGAGTGTGGTGCTTCCCAAGAGCTGTGCATCAAACATTCAGAACAGATATTATCCTTTCTGAAAAgatggtttaaaaaaatgctgagCTCTtaactcttttatttttcttctttctactTCTTTCCTTCATTACTCccttcttctttctcatttatGTCAGtcttgtttaagaaaaaaacattttaagcaaaatTAGTTAATTGTTCATATCCTTTCTGTCTAAAATACTCAATGATTTTGTGCCATTGAAATGcttattttctttgaattgtcaaaaaaccttcaaaattaTTGGTTTCATACTTCAGTTTTAAGGCTGCTACAGACAGTGAGCAATTTACAGTAaaccttttccctcctctcatTGAATTCTCTCTGTTAACAGTTGAACTTAGAGGTAATTTCCAACTTTTAACAATTCTACGATTCAGTTTCCCCCCCTTTGCTGAGTTACAGTGACAGTGCAAATATTCGTCATTAACTTGGCTGCTTGGTGAAGCAGAATCAGTTTGTGTCATATGATGTTTCTTTAGGAATCTAATGAATGTGACAGGAATGGCTGTGCTGGCTCGCTGTCAAAGCCTGCCTAGACCAGTGCACGCCAGCTGCAAACAGATGTGGATTCCAGATGTGGAAGGCAGGGAGCAAAAACAGTCTTGAGACTGGGGATGGGGAAGCCCAGCAgttgctttttccatttttaggCTGGAGCACCACCAGGATGGACCCACTGTTTTCTTGGATGCCCTCAAGAAATAATAGCTGCTCTGAGGTCTTCCCTACCAGGTCACTGGAGAGTTTTATTGTTTTGGACTTTTTCACCCAAAACTTGGaatcatactttttttttgaaaaaaaaaaaatctctttacttgtgggtttttttaaggagagAGAGAGTATACAGGGTTTTTAGTCAGTTCTTTaggggagggcagcagcagtggccatATGGAGGTACTTAGGGAAGAATAAGAATCAAGGTACTCTATGATATCTTCCCAGAATGCTCTCCCAATATCTGCTATTTTTAGTTTAATGAAGGGATAAGCTACCCTGAGCCAGATGTGATATTGAGTAACCCACAATTAGCTTCTTTCATGAACTTGCCTAGTATGTGATCCTTGTCTTGATGTAAGTTTAGCATCCACAGTTTGCTTTGCTGG comes from Zonotrichia leucophrys gambelii isolate GWCS_2022_RI chromosome 2, RI_Zleu_2.0, whole genome shotgun sequence and encodes:
- the LOC135444366 gene encoding myosin regulatory light chain 2, smooth muscle minor isoform-like; the protein is MSSKKAKTKTTKKRPQRATSNVFAMFDQSQIQEFKEAFNMIDQNRDGFIDKEDLHDMLASLGKNPTDEYLDAMMNEAPGPINFTMFLTMFGEKLNGTDPEDVIRNAFACFDEEATGFIQEDYLRELLTTMGDRFTDEEVDELYREAPIDKKGNFNYIEFTRILKHGAKDKDD